In Phoenix dactylifera cultivar Barhee BC4 chromosome 11, palm_55x_up_171113_PBpolish2nd_filt_p, whole genome shotgun sequence, the following are encoded in one genomic region:
- the LOC103710489 gene encoding patatin-like protein 3 yields the protein MAATPALMEPSLDVDRLSYEIFSILESKFLFGYDDPKLFLAALPPETPAKTPAGTPTVAAAGGTRVRILSIDGGGRASDGLLAGAALARLEASLRKRSGDSAARIADFFDVAAGSGAGGVLAAMLFTRGPDGRPLFSAAEALQLLAKNRFAFAPKKGLLRGIFRKHGGIYRRIFADATLRDMVKPVLIPCYDLATGAPFMFSRADAVESDGYDFRMREVCVATCADPTATGAAAVKMKSVDGRTRIVAVGGGLAMGNPTAAAITHVLNNKQEFPFVAGVQDLLVVSLGSGEVAAASGNVGASAPPREAELVRIAGEGMADMVDQAVAMAFGHSRTSNYVRIQVHGFDPRGDHTSKSASTMDVRKVLGAAEEMLAQKNLESVLFQGKKILEHTNGEKLEWFASELIKEHERRKSLLSKILLKQEMTPRISSVAVSTTTTATDTSARTSISPSH from the exons ATGGCAGCAACGCCGGCTTTGATGGAGCCGAGCTTGGACGTGGACAGGCTGAGCTACGAGATCTTCTCCATTTTGGAGAGCAAGTTCCTCTTCGGCTACGACGACCCCAAGCTCTTCCTCGCCGCCTTGCCGCCGGAGACTCCGGCGAAGACGCCCGCCGGGACCCCTACTGTGGCCGCCGCAGGTGGGACCCGGGTCCGGATCCTCTCCATCGACGGCGGCGGCCGCGCCTCTGACGGCCTTCTCGCCGGCGCCGCCCTCGCCCGCCTCGAGGCCTCCCTCCGCAAGCGCTCTGGCGACTCGGCCGCCCGGATCGCGGACTTCTTCGACGTCGCCGCTGGATCCGGCGCCGGCGGTGTCCTCGCCGCAATGCTCTTCACCCGCGGCCCCGACGGCCGCCCCCTCTTCTCCGCCGCCGAGGCGCTCCAGCTCCTCGCCAAGAACCGCTTCGCATTCGCCCCCAAGAAGGGGCTCCTCCGCGGAATATTCCGGAAACACGGGGGTATATACCGGCGGATCTTCGCCGACGCGACGCTGAGGGACATGGTGAAGCCGGTGCTGATCCCCTGCTACGATCTGGCGACGGGGGCGCCATTCATGTTCTCGAGGGCAGACGCGGTGGAGTCGGACGGCTACGATTTCCGGATGCGGGAGGTGTGCGTGGCCACGTGCGCCGACCCAACGGCGACGGGGGCGGCGGCGGTGAAGATGAAATCGGTGGACGGGAGGACGAGGATCGTGGCCGTCGGCGGCGGGTTGGCGATGGGGAACCCCACGGCGGCGGCGATCACGCACGTGCTGAACAACAAGCAGGAGTTCCCCTTCGTCGCCGGGGTGCAGGACCTACTGGTGGTGTCGCTGGGGAGCGGGGAGGTCGCGGCCGCCTCCGGGAATGTCGGGGCGTCGGCGCCGCCGCGGGAGGCGGAGCTCGTGAGAATCGCCGGGGAGGGAATGGCCGACATG GTGGATCAAGCAGTGGCAATGGCCTTCGGACATAGCAGGACAAGCAACTATGTCCGCATTCAG GTTCATGGATTCGATCCTCGAGGAGATCACACATCTAAGAGTGCTAGCACAATGGATGTGAGAAAAGTATTAGGAGCAGCGGAGGAAATGTTGGCACAAAAAAATTTGGAGTCGGTTTTGTTTCAAGGGAAGAAAATATTGGAACATACCAATGGTGAAAAACTTGAATGGTTTGCAAGTGAATTGATCAAGGAGCATGAGAGGCGGAAGAGCCTACTTTCTAAAATCTTATTGAAGCAAGAGATGACACCAAGAATATCATCTGTGGCAGTATCCACAACAACTACTGCCACCGACACATCAGCGAGAACATCGATATCTCCATCCCACTAA